In the genome of Sphingomonas alpina, the window CGACTGATCGCAAGTTCGGCCTGCGGCACAAGCTGCTCGGTCGAACGATACTCCCCTTCCGCCTGATGCAGTTCGAGGTTCGAGGTATACCCCGTTTCGGCACGGCGGCGAGCAATGCGCAGCGCCTCGCCGCGCGACGCAAGCGTATCGCGCGCCACCGCGAGGCGAGCGTCCAGCGCGCGGAGCGTGATGTACCCGCTCGCGACGCTGCTCGCGATGCCCAGGCGCACCGTATCGCGCGCGCCTTCGCTCGCCAGCAATTGCGCGCGGGTGGCGGCATTGGCCTGGCGCAAGCGGCCGAACAGGTCGAGATCGTAGCTGGCCGAGATCGCCGGTTGCGCGCCGGTATTGGTCGTCGCAATACCAAATGGGTTGAGCGCGCGCGCTTCGGAGCCGGGCGCGGCGACATTGACCTGAGGCAGCAATTGCGCGCGCGACAACCGCTCCTGCGCACGCGCCTCCTCGACGCGCGCGGCGGCAGCGCCGAGATCGGGATTGTTGGTCAAGGCACGCTCGACCAGCCCGGTCAGGACCGGATCGCCGAATGCCGCCCACCAGTCCGCGCGAACCGGCTCGCCCGGGCCAAGCGCCGTGCGCCAGGCCGGCGGCGCGACCACGGCAGTCGCCGCCGGCGCTTCGGGTCGTGGACCAGTGCATGCCGGGGCCGCGGCGGCAAGCAGCAAGGGGAGCAGCCGAAGGTTCATCGGATCTTCGGCGCACCGGCGGTGTCGACGCGCGCCTGTACCGACATGCCGGGACGAAGCTGCGCTGCCAGTTGTTGCCCCGGATCGACGCGGATGCGCACGGCGATACGTTGCGGCACCTTGGTGAAATTGCCCGTTGCATTGTCCGATTTGAGCACCGCGAACTCGGATCCGGCGGCTGGTGACAACTGCTCGACCTTCCCGGTCAGCCGCGCATTGGCCAGGCCATCGACGGTGAAGCTCGCAGGCTGGCCGACGCGAATGCGCGCAGTCTGCGCTTCCTTGAAATTGGCGATCACCCAGGTTTCGGGCGGGACCAGGAACATCAGCTGCGATCCGCTGGTGACATATTGGCCGAGCCGCACGCCGACTTCGCTCAGCCGCCCGGTTTCGGGCGCGCGGATCACCGTATTGTCGAGGTCGATCTGCGCCAGCCGCCGCGCCGCTTCCGCGCCGCTCACCCCGGCCTGCTGCCCGCCCTTGCCGACCTCGACGGTGCGGATGTCCTGCCGCGCGATCTCACGCGCGGCGCGCGCCTGCAACACGCCGGCCTGTGCCTGTCGCAACGCCGCCAGCGTCTGGTCGCGCTCGCGCAGCGACACCGATCCGTCCGTGACCAGATCATTGATCCGGTTCATGTCGGCCTGAGCGCGGAGCAATTGCGCCTGCGCATTGGCGACCGCCGCGTCCTGCGCCTGCAGGCTTGCCGCGCGCGACCGCGCCGCCTGTTCGCTATTGGCCAGAGTCGCTTCCTGTCCGGCGACCTGCGCGCCAGCCTGTTCGACGCGTTGACGATAGATGCGGTCGTCGATCTGGACCAGCGGCTGCCCGGCCTTCACGACATCGAAGTCGCGCACATACACCTGAGTCACATAACCACTGACCTGCGGGCTGATCACCGTGGTGCGGCCGCGCACATAGGCATTGTCGGTCGACTGGAAATCGCTCGCAAAGGGCGGCAGCCGCCAGGCGGCAAGCACCGCAAGGATCCCGGCGACCGCGATCACCGCGATGACGATCAGCACGGTGCGGGAATCGCGCGGCGGCTTCCAGCCCGACCCGACCGGTGCGGCCGGTGCCTCGGCAGCGCGCTCCTCGGTCACCGGCGCCGCGGCGACGGGGGTGCCGGTGGGGTCGGAGAACCTGGGGGCGGACCTGGTGATGGCGTTTGGGTATCGGTCATGTCGCAGCCTCGATCATCGCCGCCCGGCGAGCGCGCCAGCTGCGGCGCGCAAGCAGGAAAGCGAGGTACAATGTAGTGAGCGCGGCCAGTACCGCGATCAACCGGAACGTGTCGTTATAGGCCAGCACATTGGCCTCGCGCGTCGCGGTCTGGGAGAGCAATGCGCCGCCCTCCGCCGCGCGCAGCGTGGGATCGCCGATCACGCGCGCGACCCCGGCCCCACCCGCCGCCAGCCGCGCGGTGACCTGCGGATCGGTCGGGCTGATCGACTGGACGATCGCTGCGCTGTGCGCCTTTTCCGCAATCGTCTGATAGGTGCCGAGCAGGGCCGCGCCACCGAGCCCGCCGATCGAATTGACGATCCCGAACAGCGCTATGAAGCTGATGATATGCCCAGCGCCCTGTTGCAGCGCGCGAGTCATGCCGAACAGCAAAGCCGGGCCGAGGAAGAAGGTCGCGGCAAAGGCGATCACCGCCTGAGTGAGATAGAATTGCGGTGCACGAGTCAGGCTGGTCGAGAAAGAATCGGCGAAAGCAGCGACCGCGACCAGCCCGATCGCGAGCATGATCGGGTGAGTCAGCCGTTCGACGTTCAAGGTCACCGCACTCGCCACCACGCCGGCGACCGAGGCGAGAAAGATGATCGCGAACAGCGGCCCGAGCTGGTCATTGTTCTGGCCCAGCGTATTGAGCAGCCCGACCGCAGCGAAGGTCTGTTCCGACAGGACGATGCGCGCCATGATCGTGACGATGGTGAAGCGCACGATATCGGCGCTGCCCAGCCAGCGAGTGTTGAGCAGCGGATTGGCGCGGCGATGCTCGATCGCCAGCGCGGCGCCGAACATCGGGATCGCGGCGATCAGTGCCCAGCCGATCCAGCTCGCCTCGGTCCACCACACGATCCGCCCCTCGCCGAGCACGGCAGCGAACAAGGCGACGCTGCCACCGAACAGGATGAAGGTGACGAAATCGAGCGGCTCGAACGCCGGCTTGCGCTCGGTTGGCGGCAGCCTGAGCCACGCGACCGCCGCGAACGAGACCAACGCCAGGCCAAGTTCGAACAGGTATAGCGCGCGCCACTGCGACATCGCCAGCAAGTCGGGCGAGAAGAGTCGCGCCAGCGGCAAGGCGCATTGCGGAATGCCGATGCCAAGCACCACGCCCTTCAACCGCCATTTCGCCGGCAATGCCTGCATGATGTAATACAGCGCCAGGGTAGACAGGGCGGCCGCCGCCATGCCGCTGGCTGC includes:
- a CDS encoding efflux transporter outer membrane subunit, which translates into the protein MNLRLLPLLLAAAAPACTGPRPEAPAATAVVAPPAWRTALGPGEPVRADWWAAFGDPVLTGLVERALTNNPDLGAAAARVEEARAQERLSRAQLLPQVNVAAPGSEARALNPFGIATTNTGAQPAISASYDLDLFGRLRQANAATRAQLLASEGARDTVRLGIASSVASGYITLRALDARLAVARDTLASRGEALRIARRRAETGYTSNLELHQAEGEYRSTEQLVPQAELAISRQENALRLLLGETPGAIVRGTALTALSAPSIPDGLPADLLRRRPDLFQAEQSLVAADRSLDSLRAAMLPNLSLTGSVGLVLSTALSNPVGVFSLGGSVLSPIFDGGRLRAQADAGAARRDQAAFAYRKAALAAFREVDDSLAGVQRSGEQAVAIAGQRDALAAALRNASNRYRAGYSSYLDQLDTQRGLLTAELALVQARADRLTAYVALYQAFGGGWSQQDVERVSR
- a CDS encoding HlyD family secretion protein, which gives rise to MTEERAAEAPAAPVGSGWKPPRDSRTVLIVIAVIAVAGILAVLAAWRLPPFASDFQSTDNAYVRGRTTVISPQVSGYVTQVYVRDFDVVKAGQPLVQIDDRIYRQRVEQAGAQVAGQEATLANSEQAARSRAASLQAQDAAVANAQAQLLRAQADMNRINDLVTDGSVSLRERDQTLAALRQAQAGVLQARAAREIARQDIRTVEVGKGGQQAGVSGAEAARRLAQIDLDNTVIRAPETGRLSEVGVRLGQYVTSGSQLMFLVPPETWVIANFKEAQTARIRVGQPASFTVDGLANARLTGKVEQLSPAAGSEFAVLKSDNATGNFTKVPQRIAVRIRVDPGQQLAAQLRPGMSVQARVDTAGAPKIR
- a CDS encoding MFS transporter; translated protein: MFARRLRTFFTEEQWTFAPHERAMMPGSPASPAHPTGRRFAYGAIAILVGLTGGLGNALISVNTTTLQGSLGLDPAEIAWLPTVYVMTNTSINLLLIKFRQQYGLRPFTMIFLGLYVLLTFAHLFVHDFWSAIAVRAASGMAAAALSTLALYYIMQALPAKWRLKGVVLGIGIPQCALPLARLFSPDLLAMSQWRALYLFELGLALVSFAAVAWLRLPPTERKPAFEPLDFVTFILFGGSVALFAAVLGEGRIVWWTEASWIGWALIAAIPMFGAALAIEHRRANPLLNTRWLGSADIVRFTIVTIMARIVLSEQTFAAVGLLNTLGQNNDQLGPLFAIIFLASVAGVVASAVTLNVERLTHPIMLAIGLVAVAAFADSFSTSLTRAPQFYLTQAVIAFAATFFLGPALLFGMTRALQQGAGHIISFIALFGIVNSIGGLGGAALLGTYQTIAEKAHSAAIVQSISPTDPQVTARLAAGGAGVARVIGDPTLRAAEGGALLSQTATREANVLAYNDTFRLIAVLAALTTLYLAFLLARRSWRARRAAMIEAAT